The following is a genomic window from Amphiura filiformis chromosome 4, Afil_fr2py, whole genome shotgun sequence.
GTggtaattttgtgaaaatcttaaaaatgctaaTCATCCCTTAAATTGCATGTTATGACCACCATACTTGTTCAGAAGAACCACTAGCCAAAGCTTAAtataaattgaatacctgagtggaagaagggcccaactccatcaaaacagtttttgagatattaagaaaaaacttaatatttggaaaagttttataggcagaatgttttcatcttcaggggacctttaatacatgaacatacaatattacatacattcaaattatagatgatgtttccatggcaacggtacaggtcttaatatggtgtttttggctaaaatggaagatgcacactgcacatggcacatttgggggccccaaaaatttgggggcctgggcccgggcccatctggtcctatggtaaatccggccctggtcacTTGCagctcaacatgtatacactaaagttatgtatagtttcttagggttttataaatgtttaatacatgttccagggtgaaaacatcatgaaaggttgtgaaagatttatgttggcccctgaacatgtataaaacattaccaaactatacgcaactttagtgtatacatgttgaggggccaagtggacttacggtcttcttgccctCAGGTCTTCAACTAATAATAACAATGACCTTCCTGAAGTCAGTGTGAGCATGACACTGTACAATGCTTTCTTGCTCTCAATTATTTCAATAATAACCAATGCTTGCCCTAGAAGGCATATTcagtttatttataattattacccATTTATATGTACATTTCTCTTGATAATTTCTCAGTTGATCGATCTATttcttttttaatgaattttattcACAAATATTCCTATAATCCAAGTATTGATTTAGCTTGTTCAGCAATCTTCGTTCTGTGAAACTGGAAAAAACGTACAAATAGATAATAATCATTTTAAGTCAAATTATTGTGTTCAAGTTGAGGGTCTATTTAAAAATGTTCTATTCAATTATTGTCGGCTGTGATCATAATGAGTTCAATTTCTTTGCTCCAAGCAATTATCAGAATTGAAtaattaaggttaaatacaattgatttgcaaggcttgattccagagggcgtaagttaataatggaaacagccatgcagaaaagaatgaactcacgcgtacaatagtgtatcaatctgaactatagggccacggacaaaccgcggctcgtgagtcatcctatttgttgcagggatagggaggggcgaccatgataggaccatatgggctgatgggggttgattgtgggcagccgttttcggcaattttccttttgattttctaaattttcaatttttagaattatcctggatgatatctgttgTGAAATTAATCAATGCTTCGATAGGCTGTAATatgcctagtaggcctatttataccctgaccatgcaatatataggcctacaacaataactacaacaacaataacaaaaccaacaaccaatattttgttaatctaatttgtaaaaatttatTCATAGGCCGCGCTACGCGCTACGCCTATTagattagtaggcctatagcctaaaaattcctgaattatataatgaaaaaaaaaacgggcagaacaatcaatcgctgcagtcagaaagaaaaaaacgaacaagaaaaaagaaaagaaaagtgagagaaaaataaaataaaataaatggaatggaccacagggactcgaacacgtaccaaagttttccaggtCAAAACTATTGTATTGTAAAGTCAAACGTGAGTCcgacgcgctaaccgattgagccactgagggacatatgaaattgattgatctcaaactgactattatggaataatgcataacaggctcttatgataaacaagctcatcaccgctgtaaatgtcggaggtatcgatggcgaaaaacctcgtttttttgcaaaagtagcttaaatttggagtgaaattcaaatggtatagtaagcgacagacatttgagaaataatgtaggcagttagaaatcaaaattaacgttccacaatccagatattgataatgtaacataacagtgttttgtggtacaagattctcaaaaattgttcccaaaaacgggctaataaaatttaatcggtactgtatttggttcttccccatggcaacattatttctttggtcgatttgtagtacaatacaaaaaggagaaaacaatcactcggtgtggttttatacggagcgaacatttgaaaaaaactgcatggaacgcgtatttgatcttgtgaacacggtgcgtaaaaataatttaaacgaaggattttcaaacggattctaaaaatttgtataaacacacaaaaataatgtaaagatacatccatgcagcAACATTttactcactgcgatatttgattgtacagagagccatacctgtatatgtatctcgcagccagtttcgaaaagagtagggtgttaaccactgactgttcccaacccgtcccggtgttcaaatggaccccaatggaaataagcttcaatagaggctttcttgggttatccagggttgtcaaaaacccgaacaaatcaagattgctgagaaaacgcggttttacagaacaactttatacgtcttttatacgttttttatacgtttcttcgtgtaaccttaagcatAAAGAATGTTACTAACTTTGCCTGTCTCCGTTGTTGGAAATGCATCCTCCATGAAGAGCATGTACTTTGGAACAAGAAAATCGGATACCTAAAAAGAAGatgattacattaaaaaaaaaatagttatcaTTTTAAACAAATATACTCTGACCCACCTTGCCTCTGCAAAATTCCTTCAACTCATCTAAGGTAACTTTAGCAGAAGGATGAAGTCttttaaaaatatgaaagaaaaacaaaacaaacaaaaacaacaaaatataacatGAATATTTATTATTGATATCTATAGCTTAAAGTAGTAAGTTGGTTAGAAATGTTCATTACATTCCCAAAGTATACAAAAACGACATTTACTTCGCACTGTATATCGCGCGGAAGattcttttcatgctcattctaCTATATAGAAACGGCCTTGATGCACGTGGAATACGGAAATAACCAAACAAAATAGCTCAGAAATCTCTGTGTAGACGCTACGGAAGcgtaaactgtctcatttgcGTAAAAAGGAACAACGTTAGTAAGAGCCAACGCCCTTGatatcaatttagttgagagCGGAGTTCTCATGTATATCCAAAATAATGGTAACAAAATAATCATGGATTTTCATCGGTTCAAATACATGTACGATATATAAACacgttaaaaaaaatttaacgTCTTTTTACCTGATACAGGCGCACACTTCTTCCGAAGTCCGTTCATCAGGAACCCCCACAACCTAATTGAACAAAATTCATCATTCGACTTAAAAATAGGGAAaacgaaattttggacaaatatgtTATAAAACTTGCTGTAAGAGGGATTGAAATTCGGAGGAGGGATGTAATTGTGTGAGTTCATAGTCAAAGAGACaagttttggtaattttgaaTTTCTTTTAGCCATGGTTTCtgatctatagacgaatccaatttcacgcatttcaCGCAATGGCGGCTAtgagccgcgacggggacccaactttctcacctaaaatgtgaaatgatgcggccaaaataatgatgacagtttacaacacaaaataatctaacatcgaattttaagcgggtttaatccacccaattgggcactcacaacacctgtttggtgcatgcggggtcccaaatatggccgaccaaatcctgaccatgacttggctcgttggattcgtctataagctaCACACTGGAACTATGTTTTAAAATCTACCAAAACGGATAtaacaatgggctgttccagttgaaacccatccACCCCGATGAAacaccttcatctcccacacagggagtgagaatttcaaatgaggttacctgagtgggtgactccgtttgaaataggggtgtacgatttcaactggaataactcaagTACAATACCTCCCAGCAATACCTCTACAGCTTCACCCTGTTAATAGGAAAAGAAGAAATGACAAAATCTTTGTTTCataatttaaaagaaaattttatttaaactgtTGAAACAAAAATATGTTATTGTATCCGTGCAAATTTAATTTTACAAAGCCTTACTTTTAAAAAGAGGCAAGTTTTCATGGGTTTtttttctatcttagattgaggcctatttataaaataataatgtttccACATGTTAATTGTATTactccagtggttttgatatgaaaagcaaaaacgtgtataatAATGCCCCTATATAGGATACTGCATACAATTCCGATGTGGTTACCACAAATTACTACGTTTTCGTTCACACCAAATATCTGGGGCGTTAACTTTCACTGTGGTAATAAGAAAAATATCATTacatttcactacctggagagaattgatcaaaaattgaattccctcctgaggttcgtatctgtcaatgagttgaccatatCACAAGGAtgccattatagctagaggcagtatataacacaaatgggtcaatgaattACATAAAAaggaccttgtgtggtatttggttcccaggaagtgagttttgcctgaggcaattaatttgtggttaaatgttgatccctcactacaagagttattaccgttgatttggttgaaaaaggaggtgagacatgatcaaatctctccaggtaacaaaacgtaatgtgaactttcttttgataccaacattgatgaagaaaaatgaggCTGTCGACCGGGTCAAGGACCTATAATCGAATTCTAAAAATCCTAAATTTTGACGTGTTGACACGTTTGAAGCTTAAAAGTACCAGCTTGTTCTCAAAACCCGTCTTTTACATTTAGGttaattcatcatgttcatgttcatATTGGTTTCACGGCTTTCAAATGCGCAGTAACCATGTTCGCTAAACAATGTacacatcggcgtgacgtcatatgacgacatctcaggtctgaCTGCAAAGAATTGTGGGATTTGAGGTCAATTTATGTCTGCCATTAATCTCTTGTCCGCGGGGAAAAAAATTCAGGGCGCGCTCAGAATTAGCAGGCGAAATCTCCCTCTATCTCTAAGGAGACAAAAGATCAAGATCACAAACATTCTATTGCATATTGAATATTGAAGATATTATATTAGTTAACATTATAATGTTACAACATGTAAGAAAGAGACACGTTCTACTTCCATGGTTTACACATTTGTAGAAACTTTGGTACTTTGACTTCTGCGTGACAAGTCACCACTTCTGCGTGACAAGTCACCACTTGATACCGGTCTTTCCGTAGTCTTCCTCCTCCTGCAAGTAGAGACACCAAATGCCTTATAAAATGCTTCCCGATAAAGGCGACTACCAAATCCATACACAAAAGGATTGgtagcagaattcaacagcaaCAAACCGAAACTAATTTCAAATATAATCCCGTAGCTTGGTTCGTGGGTTCCTCTTACGATACGTACAAATTTGTGCAGGTTGATGACACGGGAAGGAATCTGACAGCAAAAGAAAATCACACCAATAATGATAAGGATTCGGGCCACTTGGTTCCGAACTTGCTGGTTGCGTTGTGCTTGCTGCTCTGATACAACTAGAGTATTCTTGCTTAAAGTCTTTATAAGGTTAAAGTACGTTATACAGCTGATTGTTAAcgcaatacaaaataaagcgaATTGGATTATTTCAGAAAGTAAACTGAGTCCAATATTGATCATGAAACACTGCTGATACCTTGTTGGAAGATCTTTGTATTCTTCTTCATTAGGCCAGAGTATACACTCCTGCTTTAATTTGCCAAATCGCGGCGTGCTTAAAATTGCTAAAACAATGCCAACAATCCACGCCACGACGATTAGTTTTAGAGTATGCGCCTTACCGTGAAGTAATCTGTGTTCAACCGGTTTGCATATACTGTAGTAGCGTTCGAGAGAAACAAATGTCACCAATAAAACAGACGTAAAATAGCTGAGAAATATTGGGAAGATAGCACCCCAGCAACCCACCTCGGATGTATACGGCACACTCCCTCTTAATTGCGCTCGACGATACTTGTGGATTTGAGCACTCATTGTTATTAGTAAGAAGAGCATATCTGCCACCGCTAAATTTACTAGGTAATAGTTGGTTACAGTTCGCATTCGGCTGACACGGGCCACTGTAAACAAAAAGGCAAGATTGCCAAGAACACCAATACTGACGACGATTGGAAGAATGACTTTGGTGATAAAGGCGTCTGCTCCACTCCATCGATACTCATCAAGAGCTCTCTCAGCGTCTTCTAGGTATGTATAATTGAGAATACCGTCATCACAGCTGTCTAATGATGTTGTTGATGTATCCATTTTGAACAGTTTTGAACAGACTAATACCAACACCTTTTTAGATGTCACTGCACAAAGTTTCAGGTTTAGATACCAGTTTATCTGCCAAGCGACACCGTGAGAACGAGCTCGTCAAAAATCGTCATCCAAAGTCATGAAAGTGGAACAAACCAAGTATGTGAGTCCATCACTTGTAGAAATTTAGAcacctataaaaaaaaaagttgtggaAACTTCTATAGTATAATGCACTGCATAATATAGCGTATTAACTTGCATTGACTTTTTTAGTAAAACGTCAAAAGCTGAAAATGACACATAAATTATAATCGAATCCGTGATTGAccagaagatataggtaaagtatGCAAATGAGATGCGCAATTTCGACGTCATCACTGTATTACATCCAAAACACAGGAACCGGATGATATAGTAATTACAGAAGTATATGCctaataaatgaaatatataggaAAGATTAGATCGAAAACACTGAATAAAGGAAATACTTGTACTTCCTCCAGGAGGacactatacatgctataccAAAGTACAAAAACCTCGTTACGCACTTTTAAAGGACGATTTCTCATATTTTGGAACGcccaatttcaaatatttcttcatattcttaaaataacattttatatgACATCTTAAAGAGGCACTGAAAGATTTCGAGAACAAATTATCAAATGAGAAAACATTGCCTTATTTTGTTAGATTGAGAGCCTACCGAGTAGTAATTTAGAgacaaaatttgtaaaattgaCGATACTTAAGAGACATAATTATTGTGAGCGCCGGGCTGCTATAATTGAAGATCGAATTATAAAtagtttgtgtatgacgtcctgtcaaccagaccaaaaatgccgtaatgcatgtgcaggtcagcaaccaatcacgccgcgcctttggcctggcgtcagacgcaaattagtcttttgtaattcggtcttcaattatattgaAATGTCTTGTGGAATAAAATCCAGCTCCGGAAACTTTATTACATAAGCATAATTTTTTATACGGAATAGGCTGAATAAAGCTTAACTATTTCAGATGCCGATTACATACTTTGTAAGATTATATCTCATGCTTCGTTTCGCACAAAACGAATTCCAATcgaacattttactt
Proteins encoded in this region:
- the LOC140150714 gene encoding neuromedin-U receptor 2-like, with protein sequence MDTSTTSLDSCDDGILNYTYLEDAERALDEYRWSGADAFITKVILPIVVSIGVLGNLAFLFTVARVSRMRTVTNYYLVNLAVADMLFLLITMSAQIHKYRRAQLRGSVPYTSEVGCWGAIFPIFLSYFTSVLLVTFVSLERYYSICKPVEHRLLHGKAHTLKLIVVAWIVGIVLAILSTPRFGKLKQECILWPNEEEYKDLPTRYQQCFMINIGLSLLSEIIQFALFCIALTISCITYFNLIKTLSKNTLVVSEQQAQRNQQVRNQVARILIIIGVIFFCCQIPSRVINLHKFVRIVRGTHEPSYGIIFEISFGLLLLNSATNPFVYGFGSRLYREAFYKAFGVSTCRRRKTTERPVSSGDLSRRSGDLSRRSQSTKVSTNV